Proteins encoded by one window of Candidatus Zixiibacteriota bacterium:
- a CDS encoding aminopeptidase P family protein, with the protein MSAKRINALRKKLRESNLDGLIVTHLDFIRYLTGFSGSAGLLVIGSNGAEFLTDFRYKDQSRKEVAGARVHIARGGDLLEGLKDLKGLADRNTRYGIDAAHLTLAQHTRLRKVWPGVLLANAEDVLADLGWVKEPEELAAIRKAAAVSDTAFERVLSLVAPGIRERELAAELEYQMMMLGSSKPAFETIVASGWRAALPHGAASDKKIEKGDFITFDFGATIDGYVSDITRTVVVGKASPRQRKIYDIVLRAQLAGIRKVRAGVAGKAVDNVCRGIIKRAGYDKHFGHGTGHGIGYYVHVGPRLSPLSNDILQPNNVVTVEPGIYISGWGGVRIEDDVVVTRGGGKVLNRAPKNLLEL; encoded by the coding sequence ATGTCGGCAAAACGGATCAACGCGCTGCGGAAGAAGCTCCGGGAGAGCAATCTCGACGGGCTTATTGTCACGCATCTGGATTTCATCCGCTACCTGACCGGGTTTTCGGGATCGGCCGGGCTGCTTGTGATCGGGTCGAACGGGGCGGAGTTTCTCACCGACTTCCGGTACAAGGATCAGTCCAGGAAAGAGGTCGCGGGGGCCAGGGTGCATATCGCGCGGGGGGGAGACCTTCTGGAGGGTCTGAAAGACCTCAAGGGGCTTGCCGACCGCAACACGCGGTACGGAATCGATGCGGCGCACCTGACCCTGGCCCAGCACACGCGGCTCCGGAAAGTCTGGCCGGGCGTGTTGCTGGCGAACGCCGAGGATGTCCTGGCCGACCTCGGGTGGGTCAAGGAGCCGGAAGAGCTGGCGGCGATCCGGAAAGCGGCGGCCGTGTCGGACACGGCGTTTGAGCGGGTGCTGAGCCTGGTGGCGCCGGGAATCCGCGAACGGGAACTGGCGGCCGAACTCGAGTACCAGATGATGATGCTGGGATCCTCAAAACCGGCGTTCGAAACCATCGTTGCCTCCGGATGGCGGGCCGCCCTCCCCCACGGGGCCGCCTCCGACAAGAAAATCGAGAAGGGGGACTTCATCACGTTCGATTTCGGGGCCACGATCGACGGGTATGTCTCGGACATCACGCGGACGGTCGTGGTGGGGAAAGCCTCGCCGCGGCAGCGGAAAATCTACGACATCGTGCTCCGGGCGCAGCTGGCGGGGATCAGGAAGGTCCGAGCCGGCGTGGCGGGCAAGGCGGTGGACAACGTCTGCCGGGGCATCATCAAGCGGGCGGGTTACGACAAGCATTTCGGGCACGGAACCGGCCACGGGATCGGGTACTACGTCCACGTCGGGCCGCGGCTGTCGCCGCTGTCGAACGACATCCTTCAGCCCAACAATGTGGTGACGGTGGAGCCGGGGATCTACATATCGGGGTGGGGGGGAGTGCGGATCGAAGACGACGTGGTGGTGACCCGGGGGGGCGGGAAAGTGTTGAACCGGGCGCCAAAAAACTTGTTGGAGTTATAG
- a CDS encoding tetratricopeptide repeat protein → MFDLNPKEAQSSVERPAAGAYWPAPAAAALAAGKYSRAVELCREGLAEEPGAVAGRLIYARALYHAGQVESAAEQFYEVLARDPENAAALKYLGDIKWAEGDVHGAVAHWRRVLEIDPYCRELRCDWRARERAADEPGSPASGEDQTASPSNAGAGEQLRTAAAGNGPAGEGRATGTGAPLRTITLKRDGEQAAAPAERARLREVPFYTETVGDLYLAQGHYRLAAEVYGVLYGRSAVPRLKEKLEQAERKVRSD, encoded by the coding sequence ATGTTTGACCTGAACCCGAAGGAAGCGCAGTCGTCGGTCGAGCGGCCGGCGGCGGGTGCCTACTGGCCGGCGCCGGCGGCGGCCGCGCTCGCCGCGGGAAAATACTCGCGGGCGGTCGAACTCTGCCGCGAGGGACTGGCCGAAGAGCCGGGAGCGGTCGCGGGGCGGCTGATTTACGCGCGGGCGTTGTACCACGCCGGGCAGGTGGAATCGGCCGCCGAGCAGTTCTATGAGGTGCTGGCGCGAGATCCCGAAAACGCCGCGGCGCTGAAATATCTCGGCGACATCAAGTGGGCGGAAGGGGACGTGCACGGCGCGGTGGCCCACTGGCGGCGAGTGCTGGAAATCGACCCCTACTGCCGCGAGCTGCGGTGCGACTGGCGCGCGAGAGAGAGGGCGGCGGATGAACCCGGGTCGCCCGCCTCCGGAGAGGACCAGACCGCGTCACCGTCGAACGCCGGGGCAGGGGAACAGCTCAGGACGGCCGCGGCGGGGAACGGACCGGCCGGCGAGGGACGCGCGACGGGCACGGGAGCGCCGCTGCGGACCATTACCCTCAAACGGGACGGGGAACAGGCGGCCGCGCCGGCGGAGCGGGCGCGCCTGCGCGAAGTGCCTTTCTACACCGAGACAGTCGGGGATTTGTACCTCGCCCAGGGACACTACCGGCTCGCAGCCGAGGTCTATGGCGTGCTCTACGGCCGCTCGGCGGTCCCCCGCCTGAAGGAAAAGCTGGAGCAAGCGGAGAGGAAGGTGCGCAGTGACTGA
- the rfaE2 gene encoding D-glycero-beta-D-manno-heptose 1-phosphate adenylyltransferase: MNRARPTGRRRIGEVAARHRRRGHKIVFTNGVFDILHRGHVEYLQKAKAMGDILIVGLNSDASTRRLKGPERPVQSQADRAAVLLALRAVDYVVIFGEDTPYELIRQVRPDVLVKGSDYKLGEIVGRDIVRSHGGTVRRVKLTPGRSTTQVLRKAAKG; the protein is encoded by the coding sequence ATGAACAGGGCCAGGCCGACAGGGCGCAGGAGGATCGGCGAGGTGGCGGCCCGCCACCGGCGGCGCGGCCACAAAATTGTCTTCACCAACGGCGTGTTCGATATCCTCCACCGCGGGCACGTGGAGTACCTTCAAAAAGCCAAGGCTATGGGGGACATACTGATAGTGGGGCTGAACTCGGATGCTTCGACGCGCCGTCTCAAAGGACCGGAACGGCCGGTCCAGAGTCAGGCGGATCGGGCCGCCGTTCTCCTGGCCCTCCGCGCTGTCGATTACGTCGTCATTTTCGGCGAGGACACGCCGTACGAATTGATCAGGCAGGTGCGGCCGGATGTCTTGGTGAAGGGATCGGACTACAAGTTGGGCGAAATCGTGGGGAGGGATATCGTGCGGTCGCACGGCGGCACCGTGCGGCGCGTGAAACTGACGCCGGGGCGGTCGACCACGCAGGTTTTGCGGAAAGCCGCGAAAGGGTAG
- the rfaE1 gene encoding D-glycero-beta-D-manno-heptose-7-phosphate kinase: MSLSAERIAEVIARLGKARVLILGDIMLDEYLFGRVDRISPEAPVPVVEISHDKLLLGGAANVAANIRALGDEPLLVGVVGEDEAAVKLSQLLKQHGIGADYCVCDRSRQTTIKTRIMAHSQQVVRADRENRHELHPDVERMVLAKFTAAAESVNAVIISDYGKGVITLSLLNSVMEVCRKRGLFVAVDPKETHFHNYKRVSLITPNHHEAGFAAGRRIVSEADLIDVGNSLLRELEARSILITRGPDGMSLFEQDAEPTHIPTFARKVFDVTGAGDTVIAAFVAAVCAGATLVEAAIVANAGAGITVGEVGTATVSSAELYAELLRNVKNGTLVTRGSTGTQA, encoded by the coding sequence GTGTCGTTGAGTGCGGAACGCATAGCGGAAGTGATCGCGAGGCTGGGGAAGGCACGGGTGCTCATCCTGGGGGATATCATGCTCGACGAGTACCTCTTCGGACGCGTCGACCGCATCTCGCCCGAGGCGCCCGTGCCGGTCGTGGAAATCTCGCACGACAAGCTCCTGCTGGGGGGCGCCGCCAACGTGGCCGCAAACATCCGGGCGTTGGGCGACGAACCGCTCCTCGTCGGGGTGGTGGGTGAAGACGAGGCGGCGGTCAAACTCAGCCAACTGCTCAAACAGCACGGCATCGGGGCCGATTACTGCGTGTGCGACCGGTCCCGCCAGACCACCATCAAGACCCGCATCATGGCCCACAGCCAGCAGGTGGTGCGGGCCGACCGGGAAAACCGCCACGAACTCCACCCCGACGTGGAACGGATGGTGCTGGCCAAGTTCACGGCCGCCGCGGAGTCGGTCAACGCCGTGATTATCTCCGACTACGGCAAGGGCGTCATTACGCTGTCGCTGCTGAACAGCGTGATGGAGGTTTGCCGGAAGCGGGGGCTGTTTGTGGCCGTCGACCCCAAAGAAACGCATTTCCACAACTATAAACGCGTGTCGCTTATCACCCCGAACCACCACGAGGCCGGGTTCGCCGCCGGGCGGCGGATAGTATCCGAGGCCGACCTGATCGATGTCGGGAACAGCCTGCTGCGGGAACTCGAGGCCCGGTCGATTCTCATCACCCGCGGGCCGGACGGTATGTCGCTGTTCGAGCAGGACGCCGAACCGACCCACATACCGACCTTCGCCCGGAAAGTGTTCGATGTGACCGGGGCCGGCGATACCGTGATCGCGGCTTTCGTGGCCGCCGTGTGCGCGGGGGCGACGCTGGTCGAGGCGGCGATTGTCGCGAACGCCGGGGCGGGCATCACCGTCGGAGAGGTCGGAACCGCGACCGTGTCCTCTGCAGAGCTCTACGCGGAACTGCTGCGCAACGTCAAGAACGGGACGCTGGTGACCAGGGGATCGACGGGGACGCAGGCGTAG
- a CDS encoding DUF3467 domain-containing protein: MQQQPPQQQIAVEFDEKAAEGIYANLALIMHSPTEIIIDFARVMPRLPKAKVLSRIIMTPMHAKLLHQALTENLKKFEAQFGEIKTFGFPGGGKGPIGFESGVRFVDPEKE; this comes from the coding sequence ATGCAGCAGCAGCCGCCGCAGCAGCAAATCGCCGTGGAGTTCGATGAGAAGGCCGCCGAGGGCATTTATGCCAACCTCGCCCTGATCATGCACTCCCCCACCGAAATCATCATCGACTTCGCCCGCGTGATGCCCCGCCTGCCGAAGGCCAAGGTCCTCTCGCGCATCATCATGACCCCCATGCACGCCAAACTCCTCCACCAGGCCCTGACTGAGAACCTCAAGAAGTTTGAGGCGCAGTTCGGCGAGATCAAGACTTTCGGTTTCCCCGGCGGGGGCAAAGGTCCGATCGGTTTTGAGTCGGGCGTGCGTTTTGTCGATCCGGAGAAGGAGTAA